The Humulus lupulus chromosome 4, drHumLupu1.1, whole genome shotgun sequence genome has a window encoding:
- the LOC133831866 gene encoding protein LIKE COV 1-like, whose product MGTRERDGDEELLLVPVGGGGGGAASLPPPPPISHIHSGHEAFSKVIRSWASKKFMTGCVILLPMAITFYVTWGFIHFVDGFFSPIYNELGINIFGLGFVTSITFIFLVGVFMSSWLGASVLTLGEWFIKKMPLVSYIYAASKQISAAISPDQSSNAFKEVAIIKHPRIGEYAFGFITSSIVALQRSLGEEQLCCVYVPSNHLYIGDIFLINSNDVLRPNLSVREGIEIVISGGLSIPQILTTMDAPQAIPGGRIGKARSISSIAVSMVVKQ is encoded by the exons ATGGGGACGAGGGAGAGAGATGGTGATGAAGAGCTCCTCCTTGTACCAGTtggtggtggaggaggaggagcagCCTCtctacctcctcctcctcccattTCCCATATTCACTCTGGTCATGAG GCATTTTCTAAAGTGATTCGCAGCTGGGCTTCGAAGAAGTTTATGACAGGATG TGTCATACTTCTTCCAATGGCTATCACATTCTATGTAACATGGGGTTTCATCCACTTTGTCGATGGTTTCTTCTCTCCAATCTACAATGAACTGGGCATCAATATTTTCG GTCTGGGATTTGTTACCTCCATCACCTTCATCTTTTTGGTTGGAGTTTTCATGTCATCCTGGTTGGGAGCTTCGGTTCTTACTCTCGGTGAATGGTTCATCAAGAAAATGCCTCTTGTGAGCTATATTTATGCTGCATCAAAGCAAATAAGTGCAGCAATATCGCCAG ACCAGAGCTCTAATGCTTTCAAGGAAGTGGCTATTATAAAACATCCACGTATTGGGGAGTATGCATTTGGATTCATTACTTCTAGTATAGTTGCTCTTCAGAGGAGCCTAGGCGAAGAACAACTCTGCTGTGTTTATGTGCCTTCGAACCACCTCTATATTGGAGACATATTTCTTATTAACTCCAATGATGTTCTCAGGCCCAATCTGTCCGTACGAGAAGGGATTG AAATTGTTATCTCTGGGGGTTTGTCAATACCCCAAATATTGACTACAATGGATGCACCACAAGCCATCCCAGGTGGAAGAATTGGCAAAGCTCGGAGCATCAGTAGTATAGCTGTGAGTATGGTTGTGAAACAGTAA